The Archangium primigenium genomic interval CACCCACACGGGCCGCACGAAGAGCCACGTGGGCAGCCGCTCCACCAGGGGCGAGCCATGCTCCTCGAAGAGCGCGTCCACGGCGCGCACCGTCTTCTCGCTGAACACCCACGCCGCCGCCCCGTCCGCCCCCACCACCCGGCGCAGGCGGATGTCGCGCATCCCCCGCCCGAGCGGCACCTGACCCAGCGTCACCGACTCCGTGCCCGGCGCGCCCCCGTCCGGCTGCTGGCTGATGTGCGTGAAGTCCAGCCACAGCGTGCGATCCATCACGAACATCAACCGGCGCCCGAGCCGCTCGCCCTCCGCCCGCTGCTGCTCGGCGGGCAGGTGCGACAAGGACAGGTAGTGCGGCAGCGCCTGCAAGTCCCTCGCGTGCGCGGCCTCCAGGAAGCCCCCCACGGCCAGGGTGGGCGTCTGGCGCTCCACCTGCGACGGAGGGTCTCCCAACCCCTCGTTGAACGCCCACCCCATGGCGGGCATGCACAGCGACAGGACGACGGCGAGTTTTCGGAGCATCACGGTTCCCGGTACGGTGCCAACGGCCTTGGGGGACACGACCTCCGCGCCCCCTTCCCTGGCCACGTCTCCCCCATAAACTGATTTGAGTGCAAATTAAATGACGGATGTCTGGAAGCGGCTCCTCGCCCGGTGGGCAGGCGGGTCTCTCGGTGGTGGCTGGGGCGTGGTGCTGGCGGTGGTGGTGGGCGTGCTCGTCCCCGGGCCCGAGGCGGCGGCGCAGATCGTCAACGTGCAGGCGCTGTTCGACGAGGCCACCGCGCCCATGGGCTTCTCCGGCACGGCGGACCTGTCGCTGGACTGGCGCACGGGCAGCACCCACCTCATCGCCACGCGGCTGCTCGCCTCGGCGCAGTTGCGCACGCCGCCGCACACGGTGCTGGTGGTGGCGCGGGGCGAGTACAACTTCGCCCGCGACGAGCTGCTGGTGAGCCGCTTCCTCGAGCACGTGCGCTACCGCTACCGGCTGCTGCCGTGGCTGGCGGTGGAGGCCTTCGCCCAGCACGAGCTGGATGCCTTCCGGCGCCTGCGCGCGCGGGCCCTGGTGGGCGCGGGCCCCCGCTTCACGCTCTTCAGCCAGGACGAGGCCTCGCTCGTGTTCGGCGTGGCGCTCATGGGCGAGTACGAGCAGTTGCGCCGGGATGGCGAGGTGGACGCGGGCCAGGAGCGGTTGGACCCGCGCCTGAGCAGCTACATGCTCGGCCGGGTGAAGCTCGCGCAGAACATGAGCCTCGTGGAAACGCTGTACGTGCAGCCCCGGCTGACCTCCGTGCGCGACCTGCGCATCCTCAACGAGACCCTGCTCGTGGTGACGCCCAACGCGCGCTTCACCTTCAGCATGGGCTTCATCGCCGCCTATGACGCCGAGCCGCCCGCCACGGTGTCCCGCCTGGACACCCAGCTGCGCACCTCGCTCGGCGTGAAGTTCTGAGCCCCGCGTCATTTGTCACACGCCACGGAGGCGCACGCGCCCCACATGCCCTTGCGGGCGCGCCGCGCCGATGACTCGAGCGCCTGGAACTCCGAGCGCCGCGTGCCGCCCGCCGGGGGCACGTAGAGCGTGCACGCGTACCCCTCGTGCACGAGCCGCGTGTTCACCTCCTGGCCCTCCACGCTCACGTACGCGAGCAGCCGCCCATACCGGTCCGTGCACGCCTCGCCGTAGCTCAACCGCACCCCGCGGCCCTCCACCAGGGAGCGGTTGAACTCGCGCGCCTCGGCGCCAAAGCAGTCGCGCTTGCCCCCGGTGCTCTCCGGGGTGTCCACGAGCAGGTAGCGCACGCGCTCGCCGCTGTGGAGCACCACCGTGTCGCCATCCACCACGCGCGCCACCACCCCCGCGCCCGGGCCACACGCCGACTCCGGACCACACCCGCCCAGCAGGACGAGCGCGCCCACGAGCCCTCCCCACCCCCTCGCGCTCACGGTCCACATGGACGGTTCTCCCCTCCCGGCGTGCCCCGCTCCCCCACGCCCGGCCCGTAGCGGGCGCTCTCGGGCGCCAGGCACCAGCCCACCTCCGGCGCCGCGCGGGGCACCGTCCGGTGGCGGGGGTCCAGTTGCAGGGACACGCCCGCGACGGACGCGCGGGTCCACGACACCTCGTCGAGCACCTGCCCCTCCAGCGACAGGCGCAGCAGATGGAAGCCCGCGGTGTTGCTCACCCCGAAGGAGAAGAGCGCGAGCACCGAGGGCAGGCCGCCATTGCGCGCGGGGTGCTCCTCCCGCGCGAGGACCGCGTGGGTGCCGGCCCGCATCTCCAGACAGCGCGGCGGCGCGTCGAGCACCGTCCGGCCCGTGCCCTCGTTGGCCAGGGTCACGCCATTGAGGTCCACGTCGCGCAGCGCATACACCTCCACCCACTCGCCCTGGGCATCCGGCACGGTCCTCGGGTCGGCCATCACCTCGGTGAGCAGCAGATCTCCGGGACGGGGCGGCACCCGGCTCCGGGTCTCCCCCGTGCGCGGAGACAGGCACGTCCCGGAGAGGCCCGCGTCCGGCGCGGCCCCGGGCGGACACGGCGGGTTCTCGGCCCCGGGACTCATCCGGAGCCCCCCCTCCGCGGACGCGGGCGAGTCGCACCAGTGCTCGGGCACGTCGTTGTCGACGGCGTCGGGCACGCGCTGGCCATCGAAGATGCGCGAGACCCCCGAGCGCGCCTTGGCGTAGTGCACCTCGTCCACCACCACCTCGCCGCAGCGCAGGCCGAGGCGCCCGCCCGTGTTCGCCAGCGCGCCCAGGGCATCGCCATACGCATGGTCCACCGGGGGCGCTGGCGTCCCGGTCCGCACGTCCCCGAGCACCACGTGGCCGCGCGGCTCCACCGGCACGGACGTCTCGAAGAAGTAGGCCCGCTCCTGAGCCCCGTCCGCGCGCGCCGCGTAGAGCATCAGGCCCCGCAGGTCCACGGCCGCGCGCCCCGGGTTGTACAGCTCCAGCCACTCCCGGCCCGTGTCCGTGCCCTCGGGATCCGGCAGGACCTCGGTGATGACGACGTCGCCGGGACGCCACCCCTCGCACGCGGGCAGGTCCGAGAGCGAGGACGGCTCGCACGCCACCGCCGCCAGGAACAGTCCCATCCCCAGCACGCGCGTCATGGCACGGCCCCTTCCAGCTCCAAGCGGAACAGGTGCTGCGAGGCGGCGGCCCGGGCCAGGACGAGCTCGTACCGCGCGCCAACCCGGGCGCCGCTCGCGAGTGACCAGGCGCCTTGGAGCACGGTGCGCAGGGCCTCGGTGGGCCGCGCGGTGTCCTCGGCGAGCGCGTCGTTCCGCCACCCCACCCGGCCGCTCAGCCGCAGCGCGGGCACCGGCCGCGCCCCCACCTCGCCCCAGGCCTGGCCTTGTCGGCGCAGACCCCCGGGGCTCTTCGCATGACCGACCCACGCCTGCTGGTACTGCGCCGCCACGCTCCAGGACGGGTCTGGCTCGAACCGCAACCGGCCGCCCACGACGTGGCGCTCTCCGGAGCACTCGTCCCGCGCGCCCTCGAAGCACAGGCCGGCGCCATTGCGGCCCAGGTCCTTGTTGTGGTGCTCCACCCACACGGAGGGCCGCCACGCGGCGAGCGCCAGGGCCTCCACGCGCAGGGAGCCCGCCAGATTCACGACGCGGGGCGCGCCCTCCGCCTGGGTCCACACGTCCACCTGCCCCACCCAGCGCCAGGCCTCGTCGTCCGTGCGGTGCAGGTAGCGCAGCCGGGCGCCCCTCTCGTCGCGCGCGCGCGAGCCCTCCCACTCGTCGGCGCTCGCGAGCGGGCGCGCATGGGGATTGTCGAAGCCGCGCCCGTAGTAGCGCAGCGAGCCCTCCCATTGCCGCGCCCGGTCCCCCACGACGACCCGCTGGAGCGCGCCCCAACCGCCTCCCGCCGCGGTGAGGCTCCGGGCCCCCTCCACGAAGACGTCCACCAGGCCCAGGCCCCAGGCCCCATCCAGGCCCACCGCCCCATAGCCCCCGCCCGCCGGAAAGCGGGACGCGACCCGGAAGTCGGGCGTCAGGCCCTCCAGGGTCCACACGGGCCGCGCCCCCCAGGCCGTCAGTCCCAGCCGCGCGCGCGGCGAGAAGCCCACCGCCGCGTGCCCGCCTCCCGCCAGCTCCCGGAAGACATCCGGCAGGGTGCGCGAGACGAAGCGCGCCCGGCCCGTGGGGCCCACGAGCACCTCGGGCGCCGCGCACTCCCGCGCCGAGGCACAGCGCGTGCGGTCGAACAGCTCGGACGGGGCGAGGCTCCGCGACTGGTACGAGCCGAAGCCCGTGAAGGACAGGGACACCGCCCCGCCCCGCGCGCGCACGGTGGCCGCCATGCCCCGGAAGCCCTCCGTCCACCCGAAGTCCGGCGTGATGCGCGCCGCCTCGGGGCCGCACGCCTCCGTCCCCGACAGCAGGCACCGCCGCTCGGGTGCGCCGGGCCAGGAGACGTTCTCGTCGGCCAGGAAGCCATCCGGGGCCGGGCGGCCCGTGGTGTCGAGCGTCAACCGCTGGCCGAAGCCCACCCGGAACGCCCCCACCAGCACCGAGGCCCCCGGCGAGTCCCAGCGCACGTGGAAGCGAGGCGGCCGGAGCCCTACTCCCGGCGGCGTCGCCATCAGGGCCCGGCGTCCGGGCACGGACCGCACCCCCGCGAGCCGCCGCCGGGTGAGCGCGAGCGTGAGACCCGCGCTCAGGCCCCAAGGCCCCTGGCCTCGCGCCTGGAGCAGCAGGGGCGGCACCTCCGCGTCCGCCAGCGCATAGGCGCTCCCCACGCGAAGGCGTCCGGAGGTGCCCGACGCCCGCGGCGCCTCGTCCACCAGGAAGGGCCGCACCTGGCGCAGCCCCTCGGCGGACAGCACGCCCGCCTCGACCAGCGCCCGCGCCGGGAAGCCCTCCGGCCGCGTCCGCCGGAAGGCGATCAGCGCGTCCACCTGCGCCCAGGTGAGTCCCGGCAGGGCATACAGGGCCTCGCGCGAGGCCGTTCGGAGCGACACCCCCGTGCGCAGCAACTCCCGCAGCGCCTCGGCCTCTTCCTCGGGCAGGCGCCCCTCGTCACGCAGCGCGAGCAGGTCCGCCTCGTCCTCGAGGGGCCGCTCGACGGTGTAAAGCTCCGCGTGCGCCCGGGATGCCCCGAGCCCCGCCCCCCACACGCCCCACAGCAATAGACAGACACGTCGCACGTGGCGGCGCTCTGCACGAAGGAGACCACCGGGGCCTCCTCCGAGCGCGCCTGGGCCGGGGCGTCCCGACCCCCACGCGTCCATCCAGGCGGCGGACGCGCGGGAGGGCGCGGACTCAGTTCTTCAGCAGGGTGAAGGTGATGCCCACGGGACGCACGAGCCGCGGATCGGGCGACACCAGCAGGGCGCCCGGCTTGCCCGACGCGGGCAGGGGCGCGTTGGTGCGGGCATCGAAGCGCAGCACGGCGCCGGGCGCGCCCGAGCCCTCCCGGGAGTCGAAGCCCACCGTGTACAGCCGCCGCTGGGTGCCAATCACCAGGCCGCCCAGGTTGTTCGTCGTGGGCACCGTGCCCGAGTAGTTCGTGGACAGCGTGGCCTCGAGCGCCCCCGTCGCCAGGTCATAGCGGCGGATGTCGTTGGCGAAGTCGCTGACGAACAGGTCGCACTCGCCGGAGGCGCTCACGCAGTCCGGGCCGAACACGAGCCCGAGCAGGCTGATGTAGCCCGCGCCCGCGGGAGACAGCTCGGGCTGCTCCACGAACACGGTGGCCGCGCGGGTGCGCGGGTCATAGCGCAGCACCTGGCTGGGCAGGCCCGGGAAGGTGGGCGCGCCGTTGACGGCGATGGTGCCCTCGGTGCTCACGTACAGGAAGCCATCGGGGCCGAGCGCCAGGGCTCTGGGGCCGTTGAGGCCGCCGGGCTGGCCGTTGCCGGTGGCGAACACGTCCACGAAGG includes:
- a CDS encoding PEP-CTERM sorting domain-containing protein → MHPLSRFASFLVLSSLCLLGPACDSTPPPAKSERGVLLVGNTRAHNVVRLDEETGEFLGDFIPAGSGGLVAPNALVFGPDGALYVASGDTLANSAVLRYDGQTGQFLGTFASGNGMLRPCGLLFGPDGLLYVSSFLSDQLLRFDGKTGAFVDVFATGNGQPGGLNGPRALALGPDGFLYVSTEGTIAVNGAPTFPGLPSQVLRYDPRTRAATVFVEQPELSPAGAGYISLLGLVFGPDCVSASGECDLFVSDFANDIRRYDLATGALEATLSTNYSGTVPTTNNLGGLVIGTQRRLYTVGFDSREGSGAPGAVLRFDARTNAPLPASGKPGALLVSPDPRLVRPVGITFTLLKN
- a CDS encoding lamin tail domain-containing protein, whose protein sequence is MTRVLGMGLFLAAVACEPSSLSDLPACEGWRPGDVVITEVLPDPEGTDTGREWLELYNPGRAAVDLRGLMLYAARADGAQERAYFFETSVPVEPRGHVVLGDVRTGTPAPPVDHAYGDALGALANTGGRLGLRCGEVVVDEVHYAKARSGVSRIFDGQRVPDAVDNDVPEHWCDSPASAEGGLRMSPGAENPPCPPGAAPDAGLSGTCLSPRTGETRSRVPPRPGDLLLTEVMADPRTVPDAQGEWVEVYALRDVDLNGVTLANEGTGRTVLDAPPRCLEMRAGTHAVLAREEHPARNGGLPSVLALFSFGVSNTAGFHLLRLSLEGQVLDEVSWTRASVAGVSLQLDPRHRTVPRAAPEVGWCLAPESARYGPGVGERGTPGGENRPCGP
- a CDS encoding DUF481 domain-containing protein, with the translated sequence MTDVWKRLLARWAGGSLGGGWGVVLAVVVGVLVPGPEAAAQIVNVQALFDEATAPMGFSGTADLSLDWRTGSTHLIATRLLASAQLRTPPHTVLVVARGEYNFARDELLVSRFLEHVRYRYRLLPWLAVEAFAQHELDAFRRLRARALVGAGPRFTLFSQDEASLVFGVALMGEYEQLRRDGEVDAGQERLDPRLSSYMLGRVKLAQNMSLVETLYVQPRLTSVRDLRILNETLLVVTPNARFTFSMGFIAAYDAEPPATVSRLDTQLRTSLGVKF
- a CDS encoding thermonuclease family protein, producing the protein MWTVSARGWGGLVGALVLLGGCGPESACGPGAGVVARVVDGDTVVLHSGERVRYLLVDTPESTGGKRDCFGAEAREFNRSLVEGRGVRLSYGEACTDRYGRLLAYVSVEGQEVNTRLVHEGYACTLYVPPAGGTRRSEFQALESSARRARKGMWGACASVACDK